A single region of the Ovis aries strain OAR_USU_Benz2616 breed Rambouillet unplaced genomic scaffold, ARS-UI_Ramb_v3.0 scaffold_181, whole genome shotgun sequence genome encodes:
- the LOC101111452 gene encoding olfactory receptor 7A10-like: MRPINLTNVSEFLLLGLSEESELQPLIYALFLFMYLITVFGNLLIILVVSLDSHLHTPMYFFLSNLSFVDICFTSTIIPKMLWNIQTQSLVITYEGCITQMYFFTLFVVLDDFLLTVMAYDWFVAICHPLRYTVVMNAWLCALLVLVSWIIVVSLFYCTCLGVYIYPANAHSSHSSATASVMHTVVTPMLNPFIYSLRNKDIKGALKAFFRTAAIKRIQLF, from the exons ATGAGACCAATAAACCTGACAAATGtttcagaatttcttcttctgggactttcaGAGGAATCAGAACTGCAGCCCCTTATATATGCGCTTTTCCTCTTCATGTACCTGATTACTGTATTTGGAAACCTGCTCATCATCTTGGTTGTCAGCTTGgactcccacctccacacccccatgtacttcttcctctccaacctgTCTTTTGTAGACATCTGCTTCACCTCCACCATCATCCCAAAGATGCTGTGGAACATTCAGACTCAGAGCCTAGTTATAACCTATGAAGGCTGCATCACCCAGATGTATTTTTTCACACTGTTTGTAGTTTTGGATGACTTCCTCCTGACTGTGATGGCCTATGACTGGTTTGTGGCCATCTGTCACCCCCTGCGCTACACAGTCGTCATGAACGCCTGGCTCTGTGCACTGCTGGTTCTGGTGTCCTGGATCATCG TGgtctctttattttattgtacATGCTTAGGAGTGTATATTTATCCTGCTAATGCCCACAGCTCACACTCGAGTGCAACGGCCTCAGTGATGCACACTGTGGTCACACCCATGCTGAATCCCTTCATCTATAGTCTGAGGAACAAAGACATAAAGGGGGCTCTGAAAGCATTCTTTAGGACTGCAGCTATAAAAAGAATCCAATTGTTCTGA